One stretch of Muribaculum intestinale DNA includes these proteins:
- a CDS encoding nucleoside kinase: protein MSSTLKIYCKNIGEYVEFQGGQTLMEIYNTLADRIPQRPICAHVNNKTEDLSYPLFAPKQVEFLTAMSPSGHRVYIRSLCMMLYRAVVALYPGARLIIEHSIGRGYYCRITGSDVAMSQQVVDSLRDYMHSLVRRALPFERKERLTSDVIKIFEEQGLDDKVKLLQSLHDLYTVYYRLDGVCDSYYGNLAPSTDMCPVFDLQLFEEGFLLMGMAKDDPTAAESPIMQKKMYHAFTDYLAFNRVIGVANVGELNLAIAHKEAPMLINVAEALHDKKIGRISDEIQSRYNEGGARVVLIAGPSSSGKTTFTKRLAIQLMTNLLEPKMISLDDYFVNREDTPREPDGDYDYESLYALDLHQFNADLNALLAGEEVKLPTYNFELGRRVYKGKTLKLTNRSVLLIEGIHGLNPELTKEIDARMKFMIYVSALTTLSIDDHNWVPTSDNRLLRRMVRDSRYRGVSATETIRRWPSVRRGEDKWIYPYQENADAMFNSSLIFELSVIKEYAEELLRGVPRDIPEYAEAYRLRTLLGYFTPITDKTIPSTSLLREFLGGSSFRY from the coding sequence ATGAGTTCAACATTAAAAATTTACTGCAAAAACATAGGCGAATATGTAGAGTTTCAAGGTGGACAGACCCTCATGGAAATCTACAACACTCTCGCCGACCGTATACCGCAGCGCCCCATTTGCGCCCACGTCAACAACAAGACCGAAGACCTCTCCTACCCCCTCTTCGCGCCAAAGCAGGTCGAGTTTCTGACAGCCATGAGCCCCTCGGGCCACAGGGTATATATCCGTTCGCTCTGCATGATGCTCTACCGCGCGGTAGTGGCCCTCTATCCCGGCGCACGGCTCATTATAGAGCACTCTATCGGACGAGGCTACTATTGCCGTATCACAGGCTCGGACGTTGCCATGTCGCAACAGGTTGTCGACTCTCTGCGCGATTACATGCACTCGCTTGTCAGGCGTGCGCTCCCGTTTGAGCGCAAGGAGCGCCTGACCTCCGATGTCATAAAGATATTCGAGGAACAGGGCCTTGACGACAAGGTGAAACTGCTGCAAAGTCTCCACGACCTCTACACGGTATACTACCGACTCGACGGTGTGTGCGACAGCTACTACGGCAACCTCGCACCATCGACCGACATGTGCCCGGTGTTCGACCTGCAACTCTTCGAAGAAGGATTTCTGCTCATGGGCATGGCCAAAGATGACCCTACAGCCGCCGAGTCACCGATAATGCAGAAAAAAATGTATCACGCCTTCACCGACTATCTCGCGTTCAACCGCGTAATCGGAGTGGCCAATGTGGGCGAGCTCAACCTTGCCATAGCCCATAAGGAGGCCCCGATGCTGATCAACGTGGCCGAAGCGCTCCACGACAAGAAAATCGGGCGCATATCCGACGAGATTCAGAGCCGCTACAACGAGGGCGGAGCACGTGTGGTGCTCATCGCCGGGCCATCGTCATCCGGAAAGACAACATTCACAAAACGCCTTGCCATACAGTTGATGACCAACCTCCTTGAGCCTAAGATGATATCGCTCGACGACTATTTCGTCAACCGCGAAGACACCCCGCGCGAACCCGACGGCGACTACGACTACGAGTCGCTGTATGCTCTCGACCTGCATCAGTTCAACGCCGACCTCAACGCCCTGCTTGCCGGGGAGGAAGTGAAGCTCCCGACCTACAACTTCGAACTTGGACGACGTGTATACAAAGGCAAGACCCTTAAGCTCACCAACCGCAGCGTACTCCTCATCGAGGGCATCCATGGCCTAAACCCCGAGCTTACAAAAGAGATTGACGCCCGCATGAAGTTTATGATCTACGTCTCGGCCCTTACCACCCTGTCGATTGACGACCACAACTGGGTGCCCACCTCCGACAACCGTTTGCTACGCCGCATGGTGCGCGACAGCCGCTACCGTGGAGTCAGTGCCACCGAGACAATACGCCGCTGGCCGAGTGTGCGCCGCGGTGAGGACAAATGGATATACCCCTATCAGGAGAATGCCGATGCAATGTTCAATTCATCGCTCATATTCGAATTGAGCGTAATAAAGGAATACGCCGAAGAGCTGCTGCGCGGAGTGCCGCGCGACATACCCGAGTACGCCGAAGCCTATCGACTGCGCACTCTCCTGGGCTATTTCACACCCATCACCGACAAGACAATCCCCTCCACCTCCCTCCTCCGCGAGTTTCTCGGCGGCTCGTCATTCCGCTATTGA